In Bryobacteraceae bacterium, the following proteins share a genomic window:
- the rsmA gene encoding 16S rRNA (adenine(1518)-N(6)/adenine(1519)-N(6))-dimethyltransferase RsmA, translated as MSQSKSGERAARHPALGQHFLVRQSILKRIAEAACPERVPLVIEIGPGKGALTEHLLERAERVVAVEIDPAMVGQLMLRFPGERRLKVVAQDILSTDLTQWGPATVAGNIPYYITSPIVERVLAMGKTLERAVLLVQKEVAERLAAKPGSRDYGFLTVATQLVAETKLLFKAPPSAFQPPPKVDSAVVSLAPRPVAADPTPLIAFLGLCFRHKRKTLRNNLAHIFGKELVDSQPEAGLRAEQLTLEQFRDLYRRLTATG; from the coding sequence TTGTCCCAATCAAAGAGCGGTGAGCGTGCGGCGCGCCATCCGGCGCTCGGCCAACACTTCCTTGTTCGTCAGTCCATTCTGAAGCGAATCGCCGAGGCGGCGTGCCCGGAGCGGGTCCCGCTGGTGATCGAGATCGGGCCGGGCAAGGGCGCACTCACCGAACATCTGCTCGAGCGGGCGGAGCGGGTGGTCGCGGTGGAGATCGATCCGGCGATGGTCGGCCAGTTGATGCTGCGTTTTCCCGGTGAGCGGCGGCTGAAGGTGGTGGCGCAGGACATCCTCTCCACGGACTTGACGCAGTGGGGGCCGGCGACGGTGGCGGGCAACATCCCGTACTACATCACGTCGCCGATCGTCGAACGTGTGCTGGCAATGGGCAAGACGCTCGAGCGGGCGGTGTTGCTGGTGCAGAAGGAAGTGGCGGAGCGGCTGGCGGCGAAGCCGGGTTCGCGCGACTACGGCTTCCTGACGGTGGCGACGCAACTGGTGGCGGAGACGAAGCTGCTGTTCAAGGCGCCGCCCTCGGCGTTCCAGCCGCCGCCCAAGGTGGATTCGGCGGTGGTGTCGCTGGCGCCTCGCCCGGTGGCGGCGGACCCCACGCCGCTGATCGCATTTCTCGGCCTGTGCTTTCGCCACAAACGGAAGACGCTTCGCAACAACCTCGCCCACATCTTCGGCAAGGAACTGGTAGACTCGCAGCCGGAAGCGGGACTGCGCGCCGAGCAGTTGACGCTCGAACAGTTCCGCGACCTGTACAGGCGGCTGACGGCGACTGGCTGA